A DNA window from Streptomyces sp. 71268 contains the following coding sequences:
- a CDS encoding 1-phosphofructokinase family hexose kinase: MILTVTLNAALDITYRVPRLRPHHSHRVSEVIERPGGKGLNVARVLATLGHEAVATGLVGGATGAALRDQLDAYPGVTDAFVPIAGTTRRTVGLVDASSGDTTQLNEPGPQVTPAEWAAFADRYAELLDGAAAVALCGSLPPGLPVGAYAQLIRTARTADVPVLLDTSGEPLRRGIAARPDIVKPNAEELAALTGSTEPVRAARDARRRGAHAVAASLGPDGLLAVTGDGAWRASPPSRIAGNPTGAGDSAVAGLLSGLAEGLPWPERLARAVALSAATVRAPVAGEYDAATYAELLPKVRVASHPAAA, translated from the coding sequence GTGATCCTGACCGTGACGCTCAACGCTGCCCTCGACATCACCTACCGCGTGCCACGCCTGCGGCCCCACCACAGCCACCGCGTCTCCGAGGTCATCGAGCGCCCCGGCGGCAAGGGCCTGAATGTCGCCAGGGTGCTGGCCACGCTCGGTCACGAGGCGGTCGCCACCGGCCTGGTCGGCGGCGCGACCGGCGCCGCGCTGCGCGACCAGCTCGACGCCTACCCGGGCGTCACGGACGCGTTCGTGCCCATCGCGGGTACCACCCGACGCACCGTGGGCCTGGTGGACGCCTCGTCGGGCGACACCACGCAGCTCAACGAGCCGGGCCCGCAGGTCACGCCCGCCGAGTGGGCCGCCTTCGCGGACCGCTACGCGGAGCTGCTGGACGGCGCCGCGGCGGTCGCGCTGTGCGGCAGCCTGCCCCCGGGGCTGCCGGTCGGCGCGTACGCCCAGTTGATACGTACCGCGCGGACCGCCGACGTGCCGGTGCTGCTCGACACCAGCGGCGAACCGCTGCGCCGGGGCATCGCCGCCCGGCCCGACATCGTCAAGCCGAACGCGGAGGAGCTGGCCGCGCTCACCGGGTCCACCGAACCGGTGCGGGCCGCGCGCGACGCCAGGCGCCGGGGCGCGCACGCGGTCGCCGCCTCGCTCGGGCCCGACGGGCTGCTCGCCGTCACCGGCGACGGCGCCTGGCGCGCGAGCCCGCCGAGCCGGATCGCCGGCAACCCGACCGGCGCGGGCGACTCGGCCGTCGCCGGCCTGCTCTCCGGCCTCGCCGAAGGGCTGCCCTGGCCGGAGCGCCTGGCCCGGGCGGTGGCGCTGTCGGCGGCGACGGTACGGGCGCCGGTGGCCGGCGAGTACGACGCGGCCACCTACGCCGAACTCCTCCCCAAGGTGCGCGTCGCCAGCCATCCGGCAGCGGCGTGA
- the cdgB gene encoding diguanylate cyclase CdgB: METESEPYIRLATLRQLHQVVAELNTGRSLAETLQTVADGVIQGLGYELSAVNLVRPDGDLVVAAVSGSPGAEALMAGRVGSRTSWERRLSMGERWGDLRFIPYTEGWVLDDDDVPQWHVAGPAPRFPDEWHPMDRLFAPMRAAGSPHGELLGVISVDKPRNGRRPGAWGREALQMYAFHSAIAIGNARLRANMQRALMRLERDQQALRASEESFRQAFEYAPSGMAIAEMGGDQHGRLLRTNDALCRLLGRSATALRRYSFSDLVHPEDIGTLLRTSAEGGRAELRLVRRDGTYMWVSLRNSVVADAADGPRFLLTHVEDIEERKRHELQLAHRASHDSLTGLPNSAELRARLGARLCARPPQPAYAGAESAGVGPDGAQQAGTAVREAALVGSVEQDAYVQGFGLEGFDSAVDLGGLGGFAGLDADALEGLTGSDGGPFDHHVHTYAPAEGEEDDGTKGLAVLFCDLDGFKSINDRFGHHTGDAVLIEVARRLSHGVRDGDTVARLGGDEFVVLADGLGRADAQDLAVRLRNAIIPPIRFEGRAVRVGASFGISWAACGMSAEEVLQSADQRMYVEKRSRSKANRRAG; the protein is encoded by the coding sequence ATGGAGACCGAGTCGGAGCCGTACATCCGCCTTGCGACCCTGCGACAGCTACATCAAGTAGTCGCAGAACTGAACACCGGACGCAGTCTGGCGGAGACCCTGCAAACCGTCGCCGACGGGGTGATCCAGGGCCTGGGATACGAGCTGTCAGCCGTCAACCTGGTCCGCCCGGACGGAGACCTGGTGGTGGCCGCCGTCAGCGGCAGTCCCGGGGCCGAGGCGCTCATGGCGGGCCGGGTCGGCTCGCGGACGTCCTGGGAGCGGCGGCTCTCGATGGGCGAGCGCTGGGGCGACCTGAGATTCATCCCGTACACCGAGGGCTGGGTGCTCGACGACGACGACGTGCCGCAGTGGCACGTGGCCGGTCCGGCGCCGAGGTTCCCCGACGAGTGGCACCCGATGGACCGGCTGTTCGCGCCCATGCGCGCGGCCGGCTCGCCGCACGGCGAGCTGCTCGGCGTGATCTCCGTGGACAAGCCGCGCAACGGCCGCCGCCCCGGCGCCTGGGGCCGCGAGGCCCTGCAGATGTACGCGTTCCACTCGGCCATCGCCATCGGCAACGCCCGGCTGCGCGCCAACATGCAGCGCGCGCTGATGCGCCTGGAGCGCGACCAGCAGGCGCTGCGGGCCAGCGAGGAGAGCTTCAGGCAGGCGTTCGAGTACGCGCCGAGCGGCATGGCCATCGCGGAGATGGGCGGCGACCAGCACGGCCGGCTGCTGCGCACCAACGACGCGCTGTGTCGCCTCCTCGGCCGCTCGGCCACCGCGCTGCGCCGCTACTCCTTCTCCGACCTCGTGCACCCCGAGGACATCGGCACCCTGCTGCGCACCTCGGCCGAGGGGGGCCGGGCCGAGCTGCGGCTGGTCCGGCGCGACGGCACGTACATGTGGGTCTCGCTGCGCAACTCGGTGGTCGCCGACGCCGCCGACGGGCCGCGCTTCCTGCTCACCCACGTCGAGGACATCGAGGAGCGCAAGCGGCACGAGCTGCAGCTCGCGCACCGCGCCAGCCACGACTCGCTGACCGGGCTGCCCAACAGCGCAGAGTTGCGCGCCCGGCTCGGCGCCCGGCTGTGCGCCCGCCCGCCGCAGCCCGCCTACGCGGGCGCGGAGAGCGCCGGCGTGGGCCCGGACGGCGCGCAGCAGGCCGGGACGGCCGTGCGGGAGGCGGCCCTCGTCGGGAGCGTCGAGCAGGACGCGTACGTGCAGGGGTTCGGGTTGGAGGGCTTCGACTCGGCGGTGGACCTCGGCGGCCTGGGCGGTTTCGCCGGGCTCGACGCCGACGCCCTGGAGGGGCTCACCGGCTCCGACGGCGGCCCGTTCGACCACCACGTGCACACGTACGCGCCCGCCGAGGGCGAGGAGGACGACGGCACCAAGGGGCTCGCGGTGCTCTTCTGCGACCTGGACGGGTTCAAGTCGATCAACGACAGGTTCGGCCACCACACCGGCGACGCGGTGCTCATCGAGGTCGCCCGCCGGCTCTCGCACGGGGTGCGGGACGGTGACACGGTGGCCAGGCTCGGCGGCGACGAGTTCGTGGTCCTGGCCGATGGACTGGGGCGGGCCGACGCGCAGGATCTCGCCGTACGGTTGCGAAACGCGATCATTCCGCCCATTCGCTTCGAAGGTCGCGCGGTGCGCGTGGGCGCGAGTTTCGGTATTAGCTGGGCGGCCTGCGGGATGTCGGCCGAGGAAGTGCTGCAATCCGCTGACCAGCGCATGTACGTGGAAAAGCGGTCGCGGTCGAAGGCGAATCGGCGTGCGGGTTAG
- a CDS encoding extracellular solute-binding protein — translation MSLTAAGAATAAVTPTLAACGAGSGSSDVRLKLVAADYGDTSTNSSLNYWGDLARAFETKHGNIKIDVNVFGWADIDKKVAQMIESGDTPDLVQFGTYADFAAKGMLYRADQILSIRTQASFPSAITQAGEVKRVQYAMPFGASTRLLFYNKKLFSEAGVLKPPTDWDELQAAAEKLKAIDVKYPYALPLGREEAQAETLIWLLSGGGGYTDGYGSYMLDSPENVETLEWLRDELVGKGLTGPTAPGKLNRQDAFNAFTRGEVGMLNGHPTLMQQVVGHRIEYDVAPLPGRDGPSATTMGVADWMMAFKKNGHRKEIGEFLDFVYSEPNVVAFASKYRLLPVTTEASDTMRRNDEYKSLWQFLDGLETAQFYPFDKTSWAKVNQKLRDSVGTMVAKGGDPSTALGEIQRAADATENEER, via the coding sequence TTGAGTCTGACGGCAGCGGGTGCCGCGACGGCGGCGGTGACTCCGACGCTCGCCGCCTGCGGTGCCGGCTCGGGCTCCAGTGACGTACGGCTCAAGCTCGTCGCGGCGGACTACGGAGACACCAGCACCAACAGCTCCCTGAACTACTGGGGCGACCTGGCCCGCGCGTTCGAGACCAAGCACGGCAACATCAAGATCGACGTCAACGTCTTCGGCTGGGCCGACATCGACAAGAAGGTCGCCCAGATGATCGAGAGCGGCGACACCCCGGACCTCGTCCAGTTCGGCACGTACGCGGACTTCGCCGCCAAGGGCATGCTCTACCGCGCCGACCAGATCCTCTCCATCCGCACCCAGGCGTCCTTCCCGTCCGCCATCACGCAGGCGGGCGAGGTCAAGCGGGTGCAGTACGCGATGCCGTTCGGCGCCAGCACCCGGCTGCTCTTCTACAACAAGAAGCTGTTCAGCGAGGCGGGCGTCCTCAAGCCGCCGACCGACTGGGACGAGCTCCAGGCCGCGGCCGAGAAGCTCAAGGCCATCGACGTGAAGTACCCGTACGCGCTGCCGCTCGGCCGCGAGGAGGCCCAGGCCGAGACGTTGATCTGGCTGCTCAGCGGCGGTGGCGGCTACACCGACGGGTACGGCAGCTACATGCTCGACTCGCCGGAGAACGTCGAGACGCTGGAGTGGCTGCGCGACGAACTCGTCGGCAAGGGCCTCACGGGCCCCACCGCGCCCGGCAAGCTCAACCGCCAGGACGCCTTCAACGCCTTCACCCGGGGCGAGGTCGGCATGCTCAACGGCCACCCGACGCTGATGCAGCAGGTGGTCGGGCACCGCATCGAGTACGACGTCGCCCCGCTGCCGGGGCGCGACGGCCCCTCGGCGACCACGATGGGCGTGGCCGACTGGATGATGGCGTTCAAGAAGAACGGCCACCGCAAGGAGATAGGCGAGTTCCTCGACTTCGTCTACAGCGAGCCGAACGTCGTGGCGTTCGCGTCGAAGTACCGGCTGCTGCCGGTCACCACCGAGGCGTCCGACACGATGCGCCGCAACGACGAGTACAAGAGCCTCTGGCAGTTCCTCGACGGCCTGGAGACCGCGCAGTTCTACCCGTTCGACAAGACGTCCTGGGCCAAGGTCAACCAGAAGCTGCGGGACTCGGTGGGCACCATGGTCGCCAAGGGCGGCGACCCGTCGACCGCGCTCGGCGAGATCCAGCGCGCGGCCGACGCCACGGAGAACGAGGAACGTTAG
- the otsB gene encoding trehalose-phosphatase: MAIPVPSTAAGRDGLAALLARPERAVIALDFDGTLAEIVPDPEQARAHPAAVPALAALAPLVGTVLVLTGRPAEVAVGYGGFAGVPGLEHLVVLGHYGAERWDAATGQLRAPEPHPGVAAAQGELAEVFTRAGAADGTWVEDKGRAIAVHTRRAADPQAAFEALRAPLAALADRHGLIVEPGRLVLELRPPGMDKGVALEEFVREVDAEAVLYAGDDLGDIAAFEAVERRRSKGLPGLLVGSGSVEVTALAERADLVVDGPRGVVDLLSSLAHELR; this comes from the coding sequence ATGGCCATTCCCGTCCCCTCCACCGCCGCGGGCCGTGACGGCCTCGCCGCGCTGCTCGCACGGCCCGAACGCGCCGTGATCGCTCTCGACTTCGACGGCACCCTCGCCGAGATCGTGCCCGACCCGGAGCAGGCCCGGGCCCACCCCGCGGCCGTGCCGGCGCTGGCCGCGCTCGCCCCGCTGGTCGGCACGGTCCTCGTGCTCACCGGCCGGCCGGCCGAGGTCGCGGTGGGCTACGGCGGGTTCGCCGGCGTGCCCGGCCTCGAACACCTGGTCGTGCTCGGCCACTACGGCGCCGAGCGCTGGGACGCCGCCACCGGCCAACTGCGCGCCCCCGAGCCACACCCGGGCGTGGCCGCCGCGCAGGGCGAGCTGGCCGAGGTGTTCACCCGGGCCGGCGCGGCCGACGGCACCTGGGTCGAGGACAAGGGCCGCGCCATCGCCGTACACACCCGCCGGGCCGCCGACCCGCAGGCCGCGTTCGAGGCGCTACGCGCCCCGCTCGCCGCGCTCGCCGACCGGCACGGCCTGATCGTCGAGCCGGGCCGACTCGTCCTCGAACTGCGCCCGCCCGGCATGGACAAGGGCGTCGCGCTTGAGGAGTTCGTACGCGAGGTGGACGCGGAGGCCGTGCTGTACGCGGGGGACGACCTCGGCGACATCGCGGCCTTCGAGGCGGTGGAACGGCGCAGGTCCAAGGGGCTGCCGGGGTTGCTCGTCGGCAGCGGGAGCGTCGAGGTCACCGCGTTGGCCGAGCGGGCCGACCTGGTCGTGGACGGCCCGCGTGGCGTGGTCGACCTGCTCTCGTCCCTGGCGCACGAGCTGCGCTGA
- a CDS encoding flavin reductase family protein, with the protein MAQAEPGRAVPHAGGVSEDEFRAALARLAAGVVLVTAHDEEEGPRGEDVGMTATAFLSVSLDPPLVMVSVRNGSRMDDVLERQPLWAVSLLAEGQRQIAGRFAMKGRVSDRLLFEELTYTRGEASGAPLISGALATLECRTEQRVQAGDHTLVVARVLTAHTPSAEGGPLTYFRGRYRHLS; encoded by the coding sequence GTGGCCCAGGCGGAGCCGGGGCGTGCCGTCCCGCATGCTGGAGGGGTGAGCGAGGACGAGTTCCGGGCCGCCCTGGCGCGGCTGGCGGCCGGTGTGGTGCTGGTGACGGCGCACGACGAGGAGGAGGGACCGCGCGGCGAGGACGTCGGCATGACGGCCACGGCCTTCCTGTCGGTCTCGCTCGACCCACCGCTGGTGATGGTGAGCGTCCGCAACGGGTCCCGGATGGACGACGTGCTGGAGCGGCAACCGCTGTGGGCGGTCTCGCTGCTCGCCGAGGGCCAGCGGCAGATCGCCGGCCGGTTCGCGATGAAGGGCCGGGTCAGCGACCGGCTGCTGTTCGAGGAGCTGACGTACACCCGCGGCGAGGCGTCCGGCGCGCCCCTGATCAGCGGCGCCCTCGCGACCCTTGAGTGCCGTACGGAGCAACGCGTCCAGGCGGGCGACCACACGCTGGTGGTGGCCCGCGTCCTGACGGCGCACACCCCCAGCGCGGAGGGCGGCCCGCTGACGTACTTCCGCGGCCGGTACCGCCACCTGAGCTGA
- the nagA gene encoding N-acetylglucosamine-6-phosphate deacetylase, with product MAERTALAGARVVLPTGIVESGVVTVADGRVVSAGPDAAPAASGGAGDRLDLAGHWVVPGFVDLHVHGGGGASFSSGTAEESLRAIATHRRHGTTTMLASTVTGDLDEVARQAHALSELVEQGELAGVHFEGPFISPHRCGAHEPTLLRDPDPADVRKLVDAARGTAKMMTLAPELPGGLDSVRLLVEAGVIAAVGHTDSTYDATREAIEAGASVATHLFNAMPSLLHRAPGPVAALLEDERITVELINDGTHLHPATLELAFHRAGADRVAFITDAMGAAGMEDGIFPLGPMKVEVKDGVARISDGPTAGSIAGSTLTLDQVFRRAVTIDGLSVEQTVRALSATPARVLGLSDRVGSIEPGKDADLVVLDEHFALVGVMRRGAWVVRPTTG from the coding sequence ATGGCCGAACGAACAGCTCTCGCGGGCGCCCGCGTCGTCCTGCCGACCGGGATCGTGGAATCCGGCGTGGTGACGGTCGCGGACGGCCGCGTCGTCAGCGCCGGCCCGGACGCGGCACCCGCCGCGAGCGGCGGGGCCGGCGACCGCCTCGACCTCGCCGGCCACTGGGTGGTCCCCGGCTTCGTGGACCTGCACGTGCACGGCGGCGGCGGCGCCTCGTTCTCCTCCGGCACCGCCGAGGAGTCCCTGCGGGCCATCGCCACCCACCGGCGGCACGGCACCACCACGATGCTCGCCTCCACCGTCACCGGCGACCTGGACGAGGTGGCCCGGCAGGCACACGCCCTGTCCGAACTGGTCGAGCAGGGCGAACTGGCGGGCGTGCACTTCGAGGGCCCGTTCATCTCGCCGCACCGCTGCGGCGCGCACGAGCCGACGCTGCTGCGCGACCCGGACCCGGCCGACGTGCGCAAGCTGGTGGACGCGGCCCGTGGCACGGCCAAGATGATGACGCTGGCGCCCGAGCTGCCCGGCGGCCTGGACTCGGTACGGCTGCTCGTCGAAGCCGGCGTCATCGCGGCCGTGGGTCACACGGACTCCACGTACGACGCGACGCGCGAGGCCATCGAGGCCGGCGCGAGCGTGGCCACCCACCTGTTCAACGCGATGCCCTCGCTGCTGCACCGCGCGCCGGGCCCGGTGGCCGCCCTCCTGGAGGACGAGCGAATCACCGTCGAGCTGATCAACGACGGCACCCACCTGCACCCGGCCACGCTGGAACTGGCCTTCCACCGCGCCGGCGCCGACCGGGTCGCGTTCATCACCGACGCCATGGGCGCGGCCGGCATGGAGGACGGCATCTTCCCGCTGGGCCCGATGAAGGTCGAGGTCAAGGACGGCGTGGCGCGCATCAGCGACGGCCCGACCGCCGGTTCCATCGCGGGTTCCACGCTCACCCTCGACCAGGTCTTCCGGCGCGCGGTGACCATCGACGGGCTCTCCGTCGAGCAGACCGTACGCGCCCTGTCCGCCACCCCGGCCCGGGTGCTCGGGCTCAGCGACCGCGTCGGCTCCATCGAACCCGGCAAGGACGCCGACCTGGTGGTGCTCGACGAGCACTTCGCCCTGGTCGGCGTGATGCGCCGGGGCGCCTGGGTGGTCCGCCCGACGACCGGCTGA
- a CDS encoding ROK family protein, with protein MKHVIALDVGGTGMKAALVGADGELLHTARRPTERERGPDAVIAGILDFAAELHAIGTQRFGTPAAAAGVAVPGIIDEAAGVAVYAANLGWRDAPLRALLSERLAGVPVALGHDVRAGGLAEGRIGAGEGTDRFLFVPLGTGIAGAIGIDGRVEAGAHGYAGEIGHIVVRPAGPECGCGQRGCLETLASASAVSRAWAAAVGDPEADAADCAKAVASGDPRALAVWRDAVAALADGLVIALTLLDPRRLIIGGGLAEARDTLFVPLRAAVAERVTFQQLPDIVPAALGDTAGCLGAGLLAWDLLATEVSA; from the coding sequence GTGAAACACGTCATCGCCCTCGATGTGGGCGGCACCGGAATGAAGGCCGCCCTGGTCGGGGCGGATGGCGAGCTGCTGCACACGGCCCGGCGGCCGACGGAACGCGAGCGCGGGCCGGACGCCGTGATAGCCGGAATCCTCGATTTCGCGGCCGAGCTGCACGCGATCGGCACCCAGCGGTTCGGCACACCCGCCGCGGCGGCCGGCGTCGCCGTGCCCGGCATCATCGACGAGGCGGCCGGGGTCGCGGTGTACGCGGCCAACCTGGGCTGGCGCGACGCGCCGCTGCGCGCCCTGCTCTCCGAGCGGCTGGCCGGCGTCCCCGTCGCGCTCGGCCACGACGTACGGGCCGGTGGCCTGGCCGAGGGGCGCATCGGCGCCGGCGAGGGGACGGATCGCTTCCTGTTCGTACCGCTCGGCACCGGCATCGCCGGCGCCATCGGCATCGACGGCCGCGTCGAGGCCGGCGCGCACGGCTACGCCGGCGAGATCGGGCACATCGTGGTGCGCCCGGCCGGCCCCGAGTGCGGCTGCGGCCAGCGCGGCTGCCTGGAGACGCTCGCGTCGGCGTCCGCCGTCAGCCGGGCCTGGGCCGCCGCCGTGGGCGACCCGGAGGCGGACGCCGCCGACTGCGCGAAGGCCGTCGCCTCGGGCGACCCGCGCGCGCTGGCCGTCTGGCGGGACGCCGTGGCCGCGCTCGCCGACGGCCTGGTCATCGCCCTCACCCTGCTCGACCCGCGCCGGCTGATCATCGGCGGCGGGCTCGCCGAGGCCAGGGACACGCTGTTCGTGCCGCTGCGCGCGGCGGTGGCCGAGCGGGTCACGTTCCAACAGCTCCCCGACATCGTCCCGGCGGCCCTCGGGGACACCGCCGGTTGCCTGGGCGCGGGTCTGCTCGCCTGGGATCTTCTCGCTACGGAGGTATCCGCCTGA
- a CDS encoding DUF3263 domain-containing protein has product MAAGGPTPGGPAEGAPAAEPEPEPVSDAEPGPAAADDDPAEQGELSARDVAVLALERRGWSGPGAKERAIRERLGMSPTRYYQVLNALLDDPRALRHDPVTVHRLRRLRAARRSRR; this is encoded by the coding sequence CTGGCCGCCGGTGGCCCGACCCCCGGCGGTCCCGCTGAGGGAGCGCCCGCCGCCGAGCCCGAGCCCGAGCCGGTCTCCGACGCCGAGCCCGGGCCGGCCGCCGCCGACGATGACCCCGCCGAGCAGGGCGAACTCTCCGCGCGGGACGTGGCCGTGCTGGCGCTGGAGCGTCGCGGCTGGTCGGGGCCCGGCGCGAAGGAGCGGGCGATCCGCGAGCGCCTCGGCATGTCGCCGACCCGCTACTACCAGGTGCTCAACGCCCTCCTCGACGACCCGCGCGCCCTGCGGCACGACCCGGTGACCGTCCACCGGCTGCGGCGCCTGCGCGCCGCCCGCCGCTCCCGCCGCTGA
- a CDS encoding carbohydrate-binding protein has product MTAGNNGSGVPQDDDPFAYLYRQEGGDGGAGQGAQGSSRAGGYGYPGPQQPGVPRTSYNHVRAVGERQYGGQQQYGQQQPAPQQGGYGYPQHNAHYTAPEALPQQTRQRAHGAPPPGGVPPRQAAHGQGAPAGYGGGHGGGAGHGGGGRGPNSRGLLIGAIAVVAVVIIGISVAMISNNSGDKDDKAEPTQNTSPTAAETVEPSQDPKPTKKPEPLPTEDASAMRLDGGTTLASDIPGAKAEGGKYVAGLNKPGAGATWTVDVEKAGQYRLYVGYGVPGEDQNLSLTVNSKRDPRAVSMKNFALAKKGDWAKGWTHTWAIVNLNKGTNTVRLSCEAGNKCDVNLDQVWLARG; this is encoded by the coding sequence ATGACGGCCGGCAACAACGGCTCGGGGGTGCCGCAGGACGACGACCCGTTCGCCTACCTGTACCGCCAGGAGGGCGGCGACGGGGGCGCGGGCCAGGGCGCCCAGGGCTCGTCACGCGCGGGCGGTTACGGCTATCCCGGGCCGCAGCAGCCGGGCGTCCCCCGGACCTCGTACAACCACGTGCGCGCGGTCGGCGAGCGGCAGTACGGCGGTCAGCAGCAGTACGGCCAGCAGCAGCCGGCGCCGCAGCAGGGCGGCTACGGCTACCCGCAGCACAACGCGCACTACACCGCCCCCGAGGCGCTGCCCCAGCAGACCCGGCAGCGCGCGCACGGGGCCCCGCCGCCCGGTGGCGTGCCGCCCCGGCAGGCCGCGCACGGCCAGGGCGCGCCCGCGGGGTACGGCGGCGGGCACGGCGGGGGCGCGGGGCACGGCGGCGGGGGGCGCGGGCCCAACAGCAGGGGCCTGCTGATCGGCGCGATAGCCGTGGTGGCCGTCGTGATCATCGGCATCTCCGTCGCGATGATCTCCAACAACTCGGGCGACAAGGACGACAAGGCCGAGCCCACCCAGAACACCAGCCCCACCGCGGCCGAGACCGTCGAGCCCAGCCAGGACCCGAAGCCGACGAAGAAGCCGGAACCGCTGCCCACCGAGGACGCCTCGGCCATGCGGCTGGACGGCGGCACCACCCTGGCCTCCGACATACCGGGCGCCAAGGCCGAGGGCGGCAAGTACGTCGCCGGCCTCAACAAGCCCGGCGCCGGGGCCACGTGGACCGTGGACGTCGAGAAGGCCGGCCAGTACCGGCTGTATGTCGGCTACGGTGTACCCGGCGAGGACCAGAACCTGAGCCTCACGGTGAACAGCAAGCGAGACCCGCGCGCCGTCAGCATGAAGAACTTCGCACTCGCGAAGAAGGGTGACTGGGCGAAGGGCTGGACCCACACCTGGGCCATCGTCAACCTCAACAAGGGCACGAACACGGTGCGGCTGTCCTGCGAGGCCGGCAACAAGTGTGACGTCAACCTCGACCAGGTCTGGCTCGCCCGAGGCTGA
- a CDS encoding class II fructose-bisphosphate aldolase gives MPLVSTGELVGQARSAGRAVAAFNVISLEHAEAIAAGAEAAGAPAILQVSENAVRFHGGRLAPIAAAAAAVARASSASLALHLDHVVSVELLHAAHPEGFSSVMFDASKLSYEQNVAATADAVRWGHERGIWVEAELGKVGGKEGEAPLDAHAPGVRTDPEEAAAYVADTGVDALAVAVGSSHAMTERTAALDHELIGRLREAVPVPLVLHGSSGVPDEEIRAAVTAGMVKINVGTALNTAFTGAVREVLAAQPALVDPRKYVGPGRDAMAETVARFLAVVHAD, from the coding sequence ATGCCACTGGTCAGCACTGGTGAACTCGTCGGGCAGGCGCGGTCCGCGGGCCGCGCGGTCGCCGCGTTCAACGTCATCTCGCTGGAGCACGCGGAGGCGATAGCCGCCGGCGCCGAGGCGGCGGGCGCGCCCGCGATCCTCCAGGTGTCGGAGAACGCGGTGCGCTTCCACGGCGGGCGGCTCGCCCCGATCGCCGCCGCGGCGGCCGCCGTGGCCCGCGCGTCGAGCGCGTCGCTCGCGCTCCACCTCGACCACGTGGTGAGCGTGGAGCTGCTGCACGCCGCGCACCCGGAGGGGTTCAGCTCGGTGATGTTCGACGCGTCGAAGCTGTCGTACGAGCAGAACGTGGCGGCCACCGCCGACGCCGTGCGCTGGGGTCACGAGCGGGGCATCTGGGTGGAGGCCGAGCTGGGCAAGGTCGGCGGCAAGGAGGGCGAGGCACCGCTGGACGCGCACGCCCCGGGGGTGCGCACCGACCCGGAGGAGGCCGCGGCGTACGTCGCGGACACGGGCGTGGACGCGCTGGCCGTGGCGGTCGGCAGCTCGCACGCGATGACCGAGCGCACCGCGGCGCTCGACCACGAGCTGATCGGCCGGTTGCGGGAGGCGGTGCCGGTGCCGCTGGTGCTGCACGGCTCGTCGGGCGTGCCGGACGAGGAGATCCGGGCGGCGGTGACGGCCGGCATGGTCAAGATCAACGTCGGCACGGCCCTGAACACGGCGTTCACCGGCGCGGTGCGCGAGGTGCTGGCGGCCCAGCCGGCGCTGGTGGACCCGCGCAAGTACGTGGGACCCGGGCGGGACGCGATGGCCGAGACGGTGGCCCGCTTCCTCGCCGTGGTGCACGCCGACTGA